Within Spinacia oleracea cultivar Varoflay chromosome 4, BTI_SOV_V1, whole genome shotgun sequence, the genomic segment GTCGTTGTGTTCTATACGTCTATAGACATTTCCTGTCACGAGTTTATCTTCGTAGTTTGCAGTTTTTCAGGttaaaataatacggagtatgacCTTGTAACAAAAGAACCTgtgatatattattttattatttttgtttaaaaattaatactttattttttattaaatgtttaaatataaatatattatgcttttttttacttaaaataatgttattaaTATATACTTATATTCTTTAAGGTGAATCATGTTCACTGTACACTATGACCACCTTATAAATTGCTCGATCCTATCTTTGTAGTTTGCAGTTTTTCACATTGATATttagttcatttttttttcatggCCTCGATTTCAAAATAATACGGAGAGTATAGTCTATTTTTGttccatttattttcttttgacgagaatttaatgtttaaattaATAGTTTATATATGGCCATGGCCATATGTTTTTGACCATATACAGAGTAGAAATTAAGGGCTTACTCAATTTTAATTgtttgaaaatatatgtatatatgatATTAAATTAATTCTAGTCTTCTTTGACTTCAAAATTTGAGTCTTCCAATTGGCTTCTGATTTGTCTCGAACATTTGCCAAGTAAATAAGTAATCAATTCATCACGCTAGATTGTTTCAAATTGAGGGTTCGTTAtctatttctatttctattatattatattatattatattatattatactaaaCATACACCActaatgacacatgtcacttcttACAACAAAATTTTACCACCAACTTTTTTTCCCCCAAATCAtctcaaatttaattttttttttatatacttcTTCTGTTCCACAAATATTACCACTTTTACTTTTATACTATTCACGTTGTGCCTTTGATCAtcttttgtactccctccgtttagGAGTTACATATTGATCATCACAAGTATTAAAAATCAttacaaacttttctataagacggtcttacacaaaagaccaccttggtatcatataagttaagcaatggaactaattagttaagcacttgaactaattagttaagcactgaaaccaattagttaagcaaaggaattaattagttaagcaattgaatcaattaattaagtaatgtaaccaattagttaagaaattgaaccaattagttaagcaacaaaagtggtctttccagtaaggcggtcttacacaaaagttgccgaaaAATCATAGTTGTATTTGATATAATAATGATGCAAGTAGAGTGTAAAAGTTGcgaaaaatgaaattatttatgatttaagttGGCCAATGGGAAAAtaggaaataataaataattggaAAATGGCTGTAAAGGTTACCAAAAATGATCCCAAAAAAAGTACGGCCGAAAATAGGAATTGTAACTCGTATAAAAATACCGAGGgagtaatatatatataagaaaataTGTAATCATGTAGGATcctgttagattcgtatcgatatatactttataaatatcaatCATCAATTTATACTTATGCATAATTCGAGAGATTAATGGTCAAAGTCATGTGTTAGGAAGCATAAAGCCAatatggtgcaatatttaaggaacgAAGGAAATAtatcttttttatttacttttatcaACAAAAATAATACTTTCTTATATACGTAGTACTATATAGATTACGGCAATAATATATTCCACATAATAATttgttaatataataataatttgctaaaaagTTGAAATTTTGTATTACTTTAGTCAAATTGTTATATTaataacgaaaatgataaaattaaatattgaaaatatatttactcaatattttggtcaaattagtaTATTAGTATACCGTATATCTTCGTCAATATATACTAATACATAGTAGGAAAAAATATGCATTTTCTATATTAGAGGATTAAATTGGTATGTTCAAGATTTACCGAGTATTAATTATGTACAGAGTAGTAGATTTAGAAAGtgaaatattttagtcaaataattGTAGAATATCCGTGCATACACGATACATAATACAATAAGCACTAAATTTTAGCATGCATATCGAAACTTGTCTAGACTTTAACTAAACTTGTTTCAGCTTAATCAATCTGAATCGTTTGTCCAAAGCTAAAATTCAAATAACTAATGTACATATATTCTTACATCTGATCCAGTCAAAAAATAAAccaaggatttttttttttatcatcatcatcattgacTTGACCCATCGATCCCAAATTAAATTTGGCAGAAATTTCTAACCAATTGCTATGCTTACCTCTGAAGATCAACTATTTATATTTTTGCTTAAATACTCACGTACCCAAACATCCCTCCATTTCTTACACCCCTCTATTTCCTAATACAGAAATGGCAGACTGGTCTGAACTCCCTTCAGAACTGCTAGAACTGATCTCTAACCTCTACAAAACTTCTTCTAACACCCGCCATTTTCGGTCTGTCTGCTCTTACTGGCGCTCCTCTGTTCTTGGCAAACCATccactcattttctctctcccacCATCAAATCCTTCAATTCTGATCAATCCCATGATCATTCCGATTCCGACCTTCGCCTCGTCAAACAAACCACCTTCCTCCTCTCTCTCTCGTCTGACCCCAACTCTTGTTGGGTGATCAAGACCGAGGAGAATAAACCAGGGCTGTTTCGCCTCTTTAGCCCGTTCTCAAAGAGGCATTTTCTTAACAACTTAGACCGCAGCATTTTAGACCTTACAAATGTTTACACCTTTGAAATTGGTAGCGAGTATGTTCTTCGTAATGTTATTAGCGTGAACGAGAAAGTAGCGTATCACTCGAGAGGAAATGACAGTTTTACCCTCTTGTCAATCCAAAATTCCACTGGGAAATTAGTAATGTACCGGTCGAGTTCCCAAGAATGGGCCTTTTTGGACGATTTTGCCCTTGGGTATGACGATGCAGGCGATTTTGTTTATGATTGGTCGTTGCGTTACGTTGACGTGGCGGAATATGATGGGAAATACTACGCCGTGACCGATTTAGGTAGAACTGTAGTTATTGAATGCGAAGATGATTTTTCAGTCGAGGTTAACCTAATGATAAAGTCGATTACTGGAGGAGATAAAAAGTGTTTGGTGAAATCAAACTGTGATTTATTGTTAGTAGATTTGTACACCTGTTCAGATAAGGGATCCCTTGAAGTCAATGCAATCGACGTTTTTAAACTAGATAAAGAAGAAAAGAGATGGGTCTTACTTAAAAGTTTAGGGGGTTGTTCGATATTCTTAAGTAACTTTTCTTCATTATCTACTAGCACTAGTTTGCATGGGCTTAAGGAAAATTGCATATACTTTTCCTTCAAAAATTTTGGGAGAGATTTTTCAGAGAAAAAGGATGGAGATGATGTTGATGAGTATTATGATGTGGATGGTATGGAAAGTAGTAACATTGGAGTTTTTGAGTATGACAAGGGGAACTTTGGGTCGTTTGAAGAAAACTTTGAAGATTCGAAGTTCTTATGTTGGCCCCCTCCTTCTTGGGTCAATTTATTAACATAAGATGTGcactgtttattttattttttatttgaactttTTATGTATGGGAATATGGGATGTACATTAAATCATTAAGATGTgtacttaattatattaattagttacttgtatttttaatttctttcgtttcttttctttgttttaccTTTTCAGTATACTCTAGCGGTCTAGCCCATTACAAATTCTGATGGTTGCATCCTAAAACGTAATTAATTGATCAATTGTGGTTTTGTATGTGGGACAATTAAATTTAACTTAGAGGTATGTATTTATTTTGACTAGTAATTATCACGGTAAATTGGGACGCCTGATAAAAATTAACGATCCATAACATTCATGATTCATCCAATACAACATCTCATTATGTACTACAATACTCTATCCTTTTTAAATGGTTTACTATGACCTTGACACTGTTTGTACTCCATATACTAACTTTAACTTGTATATCttactaatatatatataaaaatcaaatgtaAATATGTCAAATATTTAGTCTCAAAACATActtttccggaattaatttttttatatattatataatttttacaataaaaaataaaacataaataacattcaaatgcctATACAATTTGCCGATAAAAGTAATGCATATAAAAGGGACAGAGGTAGGAGTAAGTATAACTATAAAACATcaagtactttttttttaagaaaatgaGTTAAATACTAAAGTTTCAGGCCTGGGTAAACTGAAGTCCATTACATAATTAAATTGGTGCAGTAAAGGTGTTGGTTTACACCATGCTGCCTCAACAACCAAGCCTGCACTACATCATAGTCAACAATGAAGCTTCTAGAAGCCTGAACTTATAACAACCTTCTCCTTGTAATTCAGGGAGTTTGTTAGCTCTTCAGTTGTGTGTTGTAGATTAGATGAAGCCTAGCTAGGTGTACAACTCAATCATTCTAATTGGCTCCTATCTTCTAGCTCACTTCTGATTGGTTACAACACATCATAGTTGATGTAGTATATAAGCTGGCTTCGTGttattctctctctctctctctctctctctctctcaatgCTTTAGCATCTTATTTTCGTTGAAGTTCTTCATGCGAGATCATGAAAACTAACATGGTATCAAAGCAGAATCAATAGATCCTGCCAAATTTTTGCAAATTTCTTCAGTCCTCATTCTAAATTTAGTTAAATTTCTTGCTGGTTTCACATTTGATTAGTTAAAATTCTTTAGAATTTCATCAGAAAGTCCAACAAAATGCATGCTGGTCAAGTTGATTCTTCTCTTAATCCAGATTCTGCTTACTACCTAAGCAATAATGATCGGAATGCCTCTAAACCGGCCAACATTGTCTTTGATGGCAAGTGTTTCAATGACTAGAAAGGTTCCATGATGATTGCCTTATCAGCAAGGAACATATTATGCTTTGTTGATGGAAGCTTCAGTCAACCAACTGCAAATTCTTCTAACTACAGAATCTGGTGTAGGTTCAATGATATGATAATCTCTTTGATATTAGCTTCTCTTGAACCTTCAATTTCAAGAAGTGTTTTATCTCTGAGAACATCAAGGGAAATCTGGCTTGACCTAGAAGAAagattttgtcaattttttatATACAACAACCACTGTATAATCTGAATCAAGCTAATGATGAAGAAATTTCAGGTTTCTTTACTAAAACCATGTGATCAACTTGATGGTCTAGACCCTTTGCCTTCTTGTAGTTATACTGGTTGTAGTTGTACTCTCACTCAAAAGCTGCTCAAGTCACAGCAAAACCAAAGGCTAATTCAATATTTGATGAAATTAAATTAGAAGTATGATCATCCTAAGGGCTCGATTCTGGTGATGAGTCCTTTTTCCAACTATATCAAAAGCATATGTTTATTTCTTCAAGAAGAGAAACAAAAAAAGGCATTCAACAATAGAAATCAACTAAGCTCAGAATCTCTAGTGTTCACTGCTAGGAAATTTGCTGACACTAAGTACAAAACTCAGTACATTGTTGGTCCTAGCACAAAGAATTCTTACTATAGAGGTTAGTTGAGGAATAATACATACACTAGGAACAACTTATTCTATGAACATTGAAGGATGAAGCATCACACAGTTGATCGATAAATGCTGGAAACTGCATGGATATCCTAAAGATTTCAAAGGCAAAGGTAAAAGAGTAGCAACTGTAGCTCAGTTGGAAGAATGCACTGCACCCGAGAAACCAGATGATGAAAACATTAGACTAATTCATGCTACATTTTACCGAGAATCAATACAATAAGTTATTAGCATCTTAACAACAATCAAGTTACTCACTTGGTCTAGAAAAAAGCTCTGTGATGAAAGGTACCTTATGTTTTTTTatctaaattcaagaaaaaaatggGTGTTAGACAGTGGTGCAAGTGATCACATGTGTTCATACTTGACTATGTTTAGCTTTCTTGAACCTTTAACTGACAAACAACATCCAATTACTATTCTTGATGGTTCTGAACTCCTAGTAAGACATAAAGGACAGATTGACCTAGATAGAAACATTACACTCAAGAATGTTTTACATGTCCCAGGCTTTTAGTTCAACTTGATCTCTATTTCATTCATTGATAATCAGTGCCTTATTCAGGACCCTTCCAAGAAAAAGCATACTCTGCTTGGTAAGTTGGATAATGGTTTGTGCAGCTTACATGAAGATTTCTTGAGAACTGACAGCAAGTCTACTCCCAATAAGTTTGCCTTGTCAAGTGTCTGCATCAATTCTATTGAAAAGCTATGGCATCTTAGATATATATATCTTTTGTGAAAATAAAGAACATCAAGGGAATTGATGTTAAAGGGTGTTTAGCCGACTGTTTCTGTCAAATTTTTCCTCTAGCTAAGCAAACTAGATTTCCTTTTACAACTTGTAATATCAAAACTACTGAGCCATTTCAATTGTTGCACATAGATGTGTGGAGGCCTTACTCTGTATATGATTTCTCTAAGTGTAATCAGTTCCTTATTCTAGATGGATTACAATAGGATGACATGGACTCATTTAATGAAAAGTAAAACTGATTCAGTACAAATTATGATTAAATTCTTGTTTTATGTTGAGAATTAATTTGGCACTACTATAAAACATATTAGATTAGATAATGCTCCTGACTTAACGGGAGGAGATATGAAACATCTGTTGATTATCAAAGGTATTTTACATCAAAAGAGTTGTAGTAATACACCACAACAAAATGGTGTTGTGGAGAGAAAACACAAACATCTCTTGGAAACTGGCAGGGCATTATCTTTCCAGTATAAACTTCCAGATAAATATTGGAGTGATTGTGTTTTGACTGCAACATACTTGATCAACATAATGTCACTTAAGAGCATTCAATTTTCTACCCCTTATGAGAAATTATTCAAATAACTTCTTGATCTTTCTCATCTAAAGGTGTTTGGTTGCCTTTGTTACATCACTACATCCAAAGTCCACATATCTAAATTCGGTCCAAGGGTTGATCTATATGTTCTTATTGGTTATCCTCCACACCAAAAGGCTTACAAAGTGCTGAATTTAGCTACCAACAAGTCTATG encodes:
- the LOC110789307 gene encoding F-box protein SKIP23 — its product is MADWSELPSELLELISNLYKTSSNTRHFRSVCSYWRSSVLGKPSTHFLSPTIKSFNSDQSHDHSDSDLRLVKQTTFLLSLSSDPNSCWVIKTEENKPGLFRLFSPFSKRHFLNNLDRSILDLTNVYTFEIGSEYVLRNVISVNEKVAYHSRGNDSFTLLSIQNSTGKLVMYRSSSQEWAFLDDFALGYDDAGDFVYDWSLRYVDVAEYDGKYYAVTDLGRTVVIECEDDFSVEVNLMIKSITGGDKKCLVKSNCDLLLVDLYTCSDKGSLEVNAIDVFKLDKEEKRWVLLKSLGGCSIFLSNFSSLSTSTSLHGLKENCIYFSFKNFGRDFSEKKDGDDVDEYYDVDGMESSNIGVFEYDKGNFGSFEENFEDSKFLCWPPPSWVNLLT